In Terriglobus sp. TAA 43, a single window of DNA contains:
- a CDS encoding bifunctional 4-hydroxy-2-oxoglutarate aldolase/2-dehydro-3-deoxy-phosphogluconate aldolase translates to MKKTEVLQAIREVGVLPVLRASSIDTAMQLAEAISEGGVSAMEVTMTVPGAIEVIRRLVKERPDLLVGAGTVLDPETARMCIAEGAQFVVSPAINLETIALCHRYSIAVLPGALTPTEVVTAWQAGADIIKIFPASAMGGAKYLQSLKAPLPQIELIPTGGVNVNTAKDFLAAGAYALGVGADLVDEKACFEERLHEVTAVAAKYAGIVREFRAAQA, encoded by the coding sequence ATGAAGAAGACTGAAGTTCTACAGGCGATTCGCGAAGTAGGTGTTCTGCCCGTCTTGCGCGCCAGTTCCATCGATACAGCCATGCAGCTGGCTGAAGCCATTTCCGAAGGTGGCGTTTCTGCCATGGAAGTGACCATGACCGTGCCGGGGGCCATCGAAGTGATCCGCCGTCTGGTGAAGGAGCGCCCGGACCTGCTGGTGGGCGCTGGCACTGTGCTGGACCCCGAGACCGCGCGCATGTGCATCGCAGAGGGCGCGCAGTTTGTTGTAAGTCCTGCAATCAACCTGGAGACGATTGCGCTGTGCCATCGCTATTCCATCGCGGTATTACCCGGCGCACTGACTCCGACAGAAGTTGTGACTGCGTGGCAGGCAGGTGCGGACATCATCAAGATCTTCCCGGCGAGCGCCATGGGCGGCGCGAAGTACCTGCAATCGCTGAAGGCTCCACTGCCGCAGATTGAACTCATCCCGACCGGTGGTGTGAATGTGAACACTGCCAAGGACTTCCTCGCAGCAGGAGCTTACGCGTTGGGAGTAGGCGCGGACCTTGTGGATGAGAAAGCCTGCTTCGAAGAACGTCTGCACGAGGTGACTGCCGTCGCCGCAAAGTATGCAGGCATCGTGCGCGAATTCCGCGCTGCACAGGCCTAG
- a CDS encoding sugar kinase has translation MALDLRSSSTCRWDLLSLGEVMLRFDPGEDRISRTRSFRVWEGGGEYNVARGLRRCFGLRSAVATALVDNAVGRLVEDLMLQGGVDLSHVLWTEFDGIGAEARNGIYFLERGFGNRPAMGMMDRAHTAIAQIKPGDVNWDAIFGQEGVRWFHTGGIFCALSDSAAAVAREAMESAKRHGVVVSFDCNYRPSLWRDRGGRIAASRLNRELAPMVDVLFGHDGDLAAEICEASSGPPWHDRESYAAMAERIQSEFPNVHVIATTVRKVRTANRNDWGAFAWMDGAVEESIRFLDLEILDRVGAGDSFASGLLYGLMEGKDLKWSLDCGVAHGALTMTTPGDSSMSTLTEVMHAMDGKGSGVQR, from the coding sequence ATGGCACTCGATTTACGTTCGTCTTCTACCTGTCGATGGGACTTGCTGAGTCTCGGCGAAGTGATGCTTCGCTTCGATCCGGGTGAGGACCGCATCAGCCGCACACGGAGTTTTCGCGTATGGGAGGGCGGCGGCGAATACAACGTGGCGCGCGGATTGCGTCGCTGCTTTGGTCTGCGCAGCGCGGTCGCTACCGCATTGGTCGACAACGCCGTCGGCAGGCTGGTGGAAGATCTGATGCTGCAGGGCGGCGTGGACCTGAGCCACGTTCTCTGGACGGAGTTCGACGGCATCGGCGCAGAGGCGCGCAACGGTATTTACTTTCTGGAACGCGGTTTTGGCAACCGACCCGCCATGGGCATGATGGATCGCGCCCACACTGCCATTGCGCAGATCAAGCCAGGCGATGTGAATTGGGACGCGATCTTCGGGCAGGAAGGTGTGCGCTGGTTTCACACAGGTGGTATCTTCTGTGCGCTGTCAGATTCCGCTGCGGCGGTGGCACGCGAGGCGATGGAGTCGGCGAAGCGCCACGGTGTAGTGGTCTCGTTCGATTGCAACTATCGTCCATCGCTCTGGCGCGATCGCGGCGGAAGGATTGCTGCCAGTCGCTTGAATCGCGAACTGGCTCCGATGGTCGATGTTTTGTTTGGCCATGACGGCGATCTGGCTGCTGAAATCTGTGAGGCATCCAGCGGGCCGCCCTGGCATGACCGAGAAAGTTACGCAGCCATGGCGGAGCGCATTCAAAGTGAGTTTCCCAACGTCCATGTAATCGCCACTACAGTGCGCAAAGTACGCACTGCCAATCGCAATGACTGGGGCGCATTTGCATGGATGGATGGTGCGGTAGAAGAGAGCATTCGCTTCCTCGATCTTGAGATTCTGGATCGCGTTGGTGCGGGAGATTCGTTTGCCTCTGGTCTGCTCTATGGACTGATGGAAGGCAAAGATCTGAAATGGTCATTGGATTGTGGCGTAGCGCATGGTGCGCTGACCATGACGACTCCGGGTGACAGCTCTATGTCCACACTGACAGAAGTTATGCATGCCATGGATGGCAAAGGGAGTGGCGTGCAGCGTTAA
- a CDS encoding FadR/GntR family transcriptional regulator codes for MAAERVPINTLASRVTDFVFEYIRENGLSTGDSLPSELKTSTELKVSRGVVREAFHSLEVAGIIEKGNGRSPKVGTLDSGFLTQLLLHAVSTQQISTEQVMDVRTAVEVRSAELAALRRSRADIQQLRAAITGMKQSLENASDFVEHDVSFHSIINRATGNLLVDVIGCAMHGCMRQSMRSGILQRRKKTEMLEVVQAHVRIADAIEDREPAKAGMWMKRHFADARRALRRAQVV; via the coding sequence ATGGCAGCGGAACGCGTTCCAATCAACACGCTCGCATCGCGAGTAACGGATTTTGTCTTTGAGTACATACGGGAAAATGGTCTCTCTACGGGAGATTCGCTTCCGTCCGAACTGAAGACCAGCACGGAGTTGAAGGTCAGCCGCGGTGTTGTGCGGGAGGCGTTTCATTCGCTTGAAGTTGCCGGAATTATTGAAAAGGGAAATGGCCGTTCGCCCAAAGTTGGAACGCTGGACAGCGGATTTCTCACGCAACTATTGCTTCACGCCGTTTCCACACAGCAGATTTCAACCGAACAGGTGATGGATGTCCGAACCGCAGTTGAAGTGCGATCGGCGGAATTGGCGGCACTGCGCCGCTCCCGGGCAGACATCCAGCAGTTACGCGCCGCTATCACCGGCATGAAGCAGTCGCTGGAAAACGCGTCAGATTTCGTGGAACACGATGTCAGCTTTCACAGCATTATCAACCGCGCTACGGGCAATCTGTTGGTGGATGTGATCGGTTGCGCAATGCACGGCTGCATGCGGCAATCCATGCGCAGCGGTATCCTCCAGAGGCGAAAAAAGACAGAGATGTTGGAGGTGGTGCAGGCTCATGTGCGCATTGCCGATGCTATCGAGGATCGTGAACCGGCCAAGGCGGGCATGTGGATGAAGCGCCACTTTGCGGATGCCCGGAGGGCCCTGCGGCGAGCGCAAGTTGTTTAA
- a CDS encoding TonB-dependent receptor yields MPFKLSTSCVLRSVALAAPILMMPVAGYTQTLYGGLTGVVTDATGSVVPAATVSAENPATGLKRTATSDSSGNYQFTDLPPGTYNVTFTAANFGTSSSQGIAISANQTRRVDVALTVGNVTESVNVNTAPPALQTERADVNYEISPTQVQELPTTSTAGRNFQGLYRLIPGVPPPTENNSQAGNPGRTQAVTANGIVNTVNSTKIDGAAVGYPWLQSIVAYIPPTDSIESANIVTNSFNAEQGAAGGIAANLIVKSGTNNFHGGIWEYNSIAQFNSRQYFTRYTTTPVTPKNIYNEYGGNIGGRIIKDKLFFFFNYNKVSLRQFKTGSAMTVPLAALRNGDFSGTGVTIYDPTTGNANGSGRTPFTGNIIPAARLSSAAQKILALLPTEKVGGTSGNYPGGAVLQYDRSSYDAKVSYNPTSKTTFFGRYSIGRSNITDPPALGNAIGNTWDGGQPGTAPGTIQNVGLGATHTFTPNFLIDANAGFVRINLAAKAPDYGKNVGLDTLGIPGTNGPTPFQSGTPGFIVANNSSFGNYIQSNPFQFRDMQYVANLNGTYIHGQHTMRFGGEYVHSAINHLQANNAGPRGQFTFSGGVTGNNSGVTTDGPNYYRAVADLLLGMPQAIGKTVQSFQPNGPRFSSFSFYAQDTWKPNPNLTINYGVRYEYYPFANRDHTGVFRFDPATSNVLIGGRGSIPTDTGENVGWGMIVPRFGINYRVNEKTVIRSGAGITVDPENFRFFRDSYPALITLNNTGANNYVAAGSLTGPNAGAPNMNTTPAGTLNPGVPTVNVPDISSGIVPLPYNYTTQTAPQKWRRGYIETWNLFIDRDLAHDLVVSAGYVGTHHVRQVEGIDINAGGVSPLGAASRPLFANANAPGGAQRYTGTILNVLPLGDEEYSGLQVQLTDRQLKSLQFGYSYTYSKYMNNWDADSTLGTPAFSTQGLFKRNFALSGYDRPHMNSLWTVYQLPFGRGRQFLQSGIAGVLLGGWDLNTITTYYSGKPFQITDGSQNGNGDTVVPNMVSKPTLSGTRYGTGSTTYPYYFVNNGNFTKLPNASANGNVGRNSVRGPGYFNLDVGITRNIPIWREFKLVFKAESFDVTNTPQWGQPVADVNNSGFGQIQSVLSTSNRTLRFSGRISF; encoded by the coding sequence ATGCCCTTTAAGCTCAGCACTTCCTGCGTTTTGCGCTCCGTGGCCCTGGCGGCACCGATTCTCATGATGCCCGTTGCTGGTTACACCCAAACCCTCTATGGCGGCTTAACCGGTGTAGTAACGGATGCGACAGGTTCTGTGGTTCCCGCAGCGACTGTCTCTGCGGAGAATCCGGCAACCGGCCTGAAACGCACCGCGACTTCCGATAGCAGCGGTAACTATCAGTTCACGGATCTGCCTCCGGGCACATACAACGTCACCTTTACCGCCGCTAACTTCGGGACATCGTCCTCACAGGGCATTGCCATCAGCGCGAACCAGACCCGTCGTGTCGACGTGGCGTTGACTGTTGGCAATGTGACGGAATCCGTCAATGTAAATACCGCACCGCCCGCGCTACAAACGGAGCGCGCTGACGTAAATTATGAAATTTCACCGACGCAGGTGCAGGAGTTGCCTACGACTTCGACCGCCGGTCGTAACTTTCAAGGACTGTATCGCCTGATCCCTGGCGTTCCCCCACCGACGGAGAACAACTCGCAGGCTGGTAACCCCGGCCGTACGCAAGCGGTCACAGCAAACGGCATTGTGAACACGGTGAACTCCACCAAGATTGACGGCGCAGCGGTGGGCTATCCGTGGCTTCAGTCCATTGTGGCGTATATTCCCCCAACTGATTCGATTGAATCCGCGAACATCGTAACCAACAGCTTCAATGCGGAACAGGGCGCGGCCGGCGGTATCGCTGCCAACCTGATCGTAAAGAGCGGCACCAATAACTTCCACGGCGGTATTTGGGAGTACAACTCCATTGCTCAGTTCAACTCGCGCCAGTATTTCACTCGCTATACCACCACGCCGGTAACGCCGAAGAACATCTACAACGAGTACGGCGGCAATATCGGCGGTCGCATTATCAAAGACAAGCTGTTCTTCTTCTTCAACTACAACAAGGTTTCGCTGCGGCAATTTAAAACTGGCAGTGCTATGACCGTGCCATTGGCAGCATTGCGTAATGGAGACTTTTCCGGGACGGGCGTGACCATCTACGATCCGACAACCGGAAATGCGAACGGATCAGGTCGCACACCGTTTACCGGCAACATAATTCCTGCAGCGCGACTTAGCTCAGCTGCGCAGAAGATTCTGGCGCTGCTGCCAACAGAAAAAGTAGGCGGAACATCAGGAAACTATCCGGGTGGCGCGGTACTGCAGTACGACCGTTCTTCCTATGACGCGAAGGTTAGTTACAACCCGACATCGAAGACCACCTTCTTCGGGCGTTACTCTATCGGTCGTTCAAACATCACCGACCCTCCGGCATTAGGCAATGCGATCGGCAATACGTGGGATGGTGGGCAGCCCGGCACGGCGCCGGGCACCATTCAGAACGTTGGTCTGGGTGCCACACACACCTTCACACCAAATTTCCTGATTGACGCGAACGCCGGTTTTGTCCGCATCAATCTGGCTGCGAAGGCTCCGGATTACGGTAAGAATGTTGGCTTGGATACGCTGGGTATTCCTGGAACGAATGGACCGACGCCCTTCCAGTCCGGCACGCCTGGATTCATTGTTGCCAACAACTCCAGCTTTGGTAACTATATCCAGTCCAATCCATTTCAGTTCCGCGACATGCAGTATGTGGCCAACCTGAATGGCACTTACATTCACGGACAACACACGATGCGTTTCGGTGGTGAGTATGTCCACTCAGCCATCAATCATCTGCAGGCAAACAACGCTGGTCCACGCGGACAGTTCACTTTCAGCGGCGGTGTAACGGGCAATAACAGCGGCGTAACGACGGATGGCCCCAACTACTATCGTGCGGTTGCTGACCTGTTATTGGGAATGCCGCAAGCCATCGGCAAAACCGTACAGTCGTTCCAACCGAATGGACCACGCTTCTCGTCGTTCAGTTTCTATGCGCAAGATACCTGGAAACCTAACCCGAATCTCACCATTAACTATGGCGTGCGTTACGAATACTATCCGTTTGCGAATCGCGACCACACAGGCGTGTTCCGCTTTGATCCCGCCACCAGCAATGTACTGATTGGCGGGCGCGGTTCCATTCCAACAGATACCGGCGAAAATGTTGGGTGGGGCATGATCGTGCCTCGATTTGGTATCAACTATCGCGTCAACGAAAAAACCGTCATTCGGTCCGGCGCAGGCATCACGGTAGATCCGGAAAACTTCCGCTTCTTCCGCGACTCGTATCCTGCGCTGATCACACTGAACAATACTGGTGCCAACAACTATGTCGCGGCTGGTTCCCTTACAGGGCCAAATGCGGGTGCGCCGAACATGAACACCACACCCGCGGGTACTCTGAACCCAGGCGTTCCGACAGTGAATGTTCCGGATATCTCGTCCGGTATCGTTCCCCTGCCCTATAACTACACGACACAGACTGCACCGCAGAAATGGCGTCGCGGTTATATCGAAACGTGGAACCTCTTTATCGATCGCGACCTTGCGCATGACCTTGTAGTGAGTGCAGGTTATGTGGGCACGCATCACGTGCGGCAAGTTGAGGGTATTGATATCAACGCTGGTGGTGTGAGCCCTCTCGGTGCTGCCAGTCGTCCACTTTTCGCAAATGCGAATGCGCCAGGCGGTGCACAACGCTATACCGGAACAATCCTCAACGTTCTCCCCCTTGGGGACGAAGAATATTCCGGTTTGCAGGTACAGCTAACAGATCGGCAACTGAAGTCCTTGCAATTCGGATATAGCTATACGTACTCGAAATACATGAACAACTGGGATGCCGACTCCACCCTAGGCACACCGGCTTTCAGCACCCAGGGATTGTTCAAACGGAACTTCGCGTTGTCCGGCTACGACCGCCCTCACATGAATTCCTTGTGGACGGTTTACCAACTTCCCTTCGGCCGCGGTCGCCAATTCCTGCAGTCCGGTATTGCGGGAGTTCTTCTGGGCGGATGGGATCTCAATACCATCACGACCTACTACAGTGGTAAGCCTTTCCAGATTACCGATGGTTCACAGAACGGTAACGGCGACACGGTCGTTCCGAACATGGTGTCCAAACCGACGCTGTCTGGAACACGTTACGGCACCGGCTCCACCACGTATCCGTATTACTTCGTGAATAACGGCAACTTCACCAAGCTGCCGAACGCAAGCGCCAACGGCAACGTAGGTCGCAACTCCGTTCGCGGTCCGGGCTATTTCAACCTGGACGTGGGCATTACACGCAATATCCCCATCTGGCGGGAGTTTAAGCTCGTTTTCAAGGCAGAGAGCTTCGATGTAACCAACACTCCACAGTGGGGCCAGCCCGTCGCCGACGTAAACAACAGCGGCTTCGGTCAGATCCAAAGCGTGCTTTCCACCAGCAACCGCACGCTTCGTTTCAGCGGACGCATCTCCTTCTAG
- a CDS encoding thioredoxin domain-containing protein yields MPVIRACEACGRKNRIPAEHLADTGRCGSCKQPLAAVSEPIAADVALFDEILQKARVPVLVDFWAAWCGPCRMAAPYVAETAKQMAGRGLVLKVDTEANPQLSARYKIRGIPNFAIFRDGALVRQQAGLVDTSQMVRWLQDAAA; encoded by the coding sequence ATGCCAGTGATTCGAGCCTGTGAAGCGTGCGGCAGGAAAAACCGTATCCCCGCGGAACATCTTGCGGATACCGGGCGTTGTGGTTCGTGCAAACAACCGCTGGCTGCCGTGAGTGAACCGATTGCCGCTGATGTTGCGCTCTTCGATGAAATTCTGCAGAAGGCACGCGTGCCGGTGCTGGTGGACTTCTGGGCGGCGTGGTGCGGCCCCTGCCGCATGGCTGCGCCTTACGTTGCAGAGACGGCGAAGCAGATGGCCGGTCGAGGCTTGGTGTTGAAGGTAGATACCGAGGCGAATCCGCAGCTTTCCGCGCGTTACAAGATACGCGGCATCCCGAATTTCGCTATCTTCCGCGATGGTGCGCTCGTTCGGCAGCAGGCTGGCTTGGTCGATACATCACAGATGGTGCGATGGCTGCAGGACGCCGCAGCCTAG